In the Apteryx mantelli isolate bAptMan1 chromosome 1, bAptMan1.hap1, whole genome shotgun sequence genome, one interval contains:
- the GXYLT1 gene encoding glucoside xylosyltransferase 1 isoform X4, with translation MLPSDVCGMNCFWEAAFRYDYMKTHPSEKMHLAVVACGERLEETVTMLRSAIIFSIKPLQFHIFAEDQLHKSFKDILDDFPYEGKVNYTLYPITFPTESAAEWKKLFKPCASQRLFLPLILKNVDSLLYVDTDILFLRPVDDIWSFLRKFNSTQIAAMAPEHEEPRIGWYNRFARHPFYGVTGINSGVMLMNMTRIRRKYFKNDMTTVQLQWGEMLMPLLKKYKLNITWGDQDLLNIMFFHNPESLYVFPCQWNYRPDHCIYGSNCKEAEKEGIFILHGNRGVYHDDKQPTFRAVYEAIKNYSFGDDLVHSLLQPLELELQKTMHTYCGRVYKVFIKQLTKSIRDLYDRRSKGR, from the exons aTATGATTATATGAAAACACATCCTTCTGAGAAAATGCATCTAGCAGTGGTTGCCTGTGGTGAAAGACTGGAAGAGACTGTTACTATGTTGAGATCAGCCATTATTTTCAGCATCAAACCACTCCAATTTCATATTTTTGCTGAAGACCAGTTGCACAAGAGTTTCAAAGACATA CTTGATGACTTCCCCTATGAAGGAAAAGTTAATTACACATTATATCCAATAACATTTCCAACTGAGAGTGCAGCAGAATGGAAGAAGCTGTTTAAGCCATGTGCTTCACAAAGGCTATTCTTGCCA TTAATCCTCAAAAATGTGGATTCACTATTGTATGTTGATACTGACATCCTATTTTTGAGACCTGTTGATGATATTTGGTCTTTCCTGAGAAAGTTCAACTCCACGCAAATTGCTGCAATGGCACCAGAACATGAAGAACCTCGTATCGGGTGGTATAATCGCTTTGCTAGACATCCATTTTATGGAGTCACTGGAATAAATTCTGGAGTCATGTTAATGAATATGACACgtatcagaagaaaatatttcaag aATGATATGACAACAGTCCAGTTACAGTGGGGAGAAATGCTTATGCCACTGCTGAAGAAGTACAAGTTAAACATAACATGGGGTGATCAGGATCTATTGAACATTATGTTTTTTCACAATCCAG AAAGTCTTTATGTCTTTCCTTGCCAATGGAATTATCGACCTGACCACTGCATTTATGGAAGCAATTGTAAGGAAGCTGAAAAAGAAGGTATATTTATTCTTCATGGAAACAGAGGTGTTTACCATGATGATAAACAACCGACTTTTAGGGCTGTGTATGAAGCAATAAAAAAT TATTCATTTGGAGATGACCTGGTTCATTCCCTGTTACAGCCCCTAGAACTGGAATTACAGAAAACAATGCATACGTACTGTGGAAGAGTATACAAAGTGTTCATAAAGCAGCTAACAAAAAGCATAAGAGATTTGTATGATAGAAGATCAAAGGGAAGGTGA
- the GXYLT1 gene encoding glucoside xylosyltransferase 1 isoform X3 — MCKNLSVSFWNSYWMLPSDVCGMNCFWEAAFRYDYMKTHPSEKMHLAVVACGERLEETVTMLRSAIIFSIKPLQFHIFAEDQLHKSFKDILDDFPYEGKVNYTLYPITFPTESAAEWKKLFKPCASQRLFLPLILKNVDSLLYVDTDILFLRPVDDIWSFLRKFNSTQIAAMAPEHEEPRIGWYNRFARHPFYGVTGINSGVMLMNMTRIRRKYFKNDMTTVQLQWGEMLMPLLKKYKLNITWGDQDLLNIMFFHNPESLYVFPCQWNYRPDHCIYGSNCKEAEKEGIFILHGNRGVYHDDKQPTFRAVYEAIKNYSFGDDLVHSLLQPLELELQKTMHTYCGRVYKVFIKQLTKSIRDLYDRRSKGR; from the exons aTATGATTATATGAAAACACATCCTTCTGAGAAAATGCATCTAGCAGTGGTTGCCTGTGGTGAAAGACTGGAAGAGACTGTTACTATGTTGAGATCAGCCATTATTTTCAGCATCAAACCACTCCAATTTCATATTTTTGCTGAAGACCAGTTGCACAAGAGTTTCAAAGACATA CTTGATGACTTCCCCTATGAAGGAAAAGTTAATTACACATTATATCCAATAACATTTCCAACTGAGAGTGCAGCAGAATGGAAGAAGCTGTTTAAGCCATGTGCTTCACAAAGGCTATTCTTGCCA TTAATCCTCAAAAATGTGGATTCACTATTGTATGTTGATACTGACATCCTATTTTTGAGACCTGTTGATGATATTTGGTCTTTCCTGAGAAAGTTCAACTCCACGCAAATTGCTGCAATGGCACCAGAACATGAAGAACCTCGTATCGGGTGGTATAATCGCTTTGCTAGACATCCATTTTATGGAGTCACTGGAATAAATTCTGGAGTCATGTTAATGAATATGACACgtatcagaagaaaatatttcaag aATGATATGACAACAGTCCAGTTACAGTGGGGAGAAATGCTTATGCCACTGCTGAAGAAGTACAAGTTAAACATAACATGGGGTGATCAGGATCTATTGAACATTATGTTTTTTCACAATCCAG AAAGTCTTTATGTCTTTCCTTGCCAATGGAATTATCGACCTGACCACTGCATTTATGGAAGCAATTGTAAGGAAGCTGAAAAAGAAGGTATATTTATTCTTCATGGAAACAGAGGTGTTTACCATGATGATAAACAACCGACTTTTAGGGCTGTGTATGAAGCAATAAAAAAT TATTCATTTGGAGATGACCTGGTTCATTCCCTGTTACAGCCCCTAGAACTGGAATTACAGAAAACAATGCATACGTACTGTGGAAGAGTATACAAAGTGTTCATAAAGCAGCTAACAAAAAGCATAAGAGATTTGTATGATAGAAGATCAAAGGGAAGGTGA